One Triticum dicoccoides isolate Atlit2015 ecotype Zavitan chromosome 5B, WEW_v2.0, whole genome shotgun sequence genomic window carries:
- the LOC119312996 gene encoding probable cytokinin riboside 5'-monophosphate phosphoribohydrolase LOGL5 codes for MDRDSMEAPTSTTAALAMPKPAPASSNNDKKASRFRRVCVFCGSSAGRKAAYQSAAVQLGQQLVERGIDLVYGGGSVGLMGLVSRAVHGGGGRVTGVVPRSVLPRELIGETPGGEEVKAVSGMHQRKAEMARRADAFVALPGGYGTLEELLEVITWAQLGIHDKPVGLLNVDGYYDLLLAFIDRAVEEGFVAPAARHIIVAAPTPGELLAALEEYVPAHHDASSVKLSWESSVDTRTCSPPKPDMSR; via the exons ATGGATAGAGATTCCATGGAGGCGCCGACGTCTACGACGGCTGCGCTGGCTATGCCAAAGCCAGCGCCGGCGAGCAGCAACAACGACAAGAAGGCGTCGCGGTTCAGGCGGGTATGCGTGTTCTGTGGAAGCAGCGCGGGGAGGAAGGCGGCGTACCAGTCGGCGGCGGTGCAGCTCGGGCAGCAGCTGGTGGAGCGCGGCATCGACCTCGTGTACGGCGGCGGCAGCGTGGGCCTGATGGGCCTGGTTTCCCGCGCTgtgcacggcggcggcgggcgcgtcacGGGCGTAGTGCCTCGGTCGGTTCTCCCGCGGGAGCTGATCGGCGAGACGCCCGGCGGGGAGGAGGTGAAGGCGGTGTCGGGCATGCACCAGCGCAAGGCCGAGATGGCCCGCCGCGCCGACGCCTTCGTCGCGCTCCCCGGCGGCTACGgcacgctggaggagctgctggaggTCATCACCTGGGCGCAGCTCGGCATCCACGACAAGCCG gtGGGATTGCTGAACGTGGACGGGTACTATGACTTGCTGCTGGCGTTCATCGACAGGGCGGTGGAGGAGGGGTTCGTGGCACCGGCGGCGCGGCACATCATCGTGGCGGCGCCCACACCCGGTGAGCTGCTAGCCGCGCTGGAGGAGTACGTGCCGGCGCACCACGACGCCTCCTCCGTGAAGCTCAGCTGGGAGTCGTCCGTGGACACCAGGACCTGCTCACCACCCAAGCCAGACATGTCACGCTAG